The following are from one region of the Prevotella communis genome:
- the uvrA gene encoding excinuclease ABC subunit UvrA, whose amino-acid sequence MAQTDNQGNIEVYGARVHNLKNIDVTIPRQSLTVITGLSGSGKSSLAFDTIFAEGQRRYIETFSAYARNFLGGMERPDVDKISGLSPVISIEQKTTNKNPRSTVGTTTEIYDYLRLLFARAGKAYSYMTGEPMVKYTEERVLEMIQSDYAGHKIFILAPLVRSRKGHYRELFEAMRRKGYLTMRVDGEIVEIRQGMKVDRYKNHDIEVVIDKMKVEGESERLKKSIQTAMKQGEGLIMILDKDSNEVKYFSKRLMCPTSGIAYSDPAPNNFSFNSPQGACPRCKGLGIINEIDLNKVIPNKKQNIHEGGIIPLGKYKNQLIFWQIDAILKKYECDTKTPIQDIPEEAMNEILYGTLEDVRIAKELVHTSSDYFVAFDGIIKYLRDTMENDDTAAGQKWSDQFLAECECPECHGQRLNREALSYRIWDKNISELASMDIAELREWLDEAEKHLDKQQQQIATEILKEIRTRLDFLLDVGLDYLALNRQSASLSGGESQRIRLATQIGSQLVNVLYILDEPSIGLHQRDNERLIRSLKELRDLGNTVIVVEHDKDMMLAADYIIDIGPKAGRKGGEVVFQGTPKEMLKANTLTAQYLRPHPQPLADMEGSGQMISTPRSRRKGNGKSLLIKGARGNNLKNVDVSFPLGELIVVTGVSGSGKSTLINETLQPILSQHFYRSLKKPMPYDSIEGIEHIDKVVNVDQSPLGRTPRSNPATYTGVFSDIRSLFVNLPEAKIRGYKPGRFSFNVKGGRCETCGGNGYKTIEMNFLPDIQVPCEECHGKRYNRETLEVRYKGKSIADVLDMTINQAVEFFENVPDILRKIKTIQDVGLGYIKLGQSSTTLSGGESQRVKLATELSKRDTGKTLYILDEPTTGLHFEDIRILMQVIHKLVDRGNTVIIIEHNLDVICQADHIIDMGPEGGRKGGTVLSTGTPEEVARSKKGFTPRFLKEELKEHV is encoded by the coding sequence GTGGCACAAACTGATAATCAGGGGAATATCGAGGTATATGGTGCCAGGGTGCACAACCTCAAGAACATTGATGTAACCATACCCCGCCAGTCGCTGACCGTGATTACCGGACTGAGTGGCAGCGGAAAATCATCCCTGGCCTTCGACACGATTTTTGCCGAGGGTCAGCGACGCTATATTGAGACCTTCTCGGCCTATGCGCGCAACTTCCTGGGCGGAATGGAGCGTCCCGATGTGGACAAGATTTCAGGTCTGTCGCCTGTGATCAGTATCGAACAGAAGACCACAAACAAGAACCCGCGCTCTACGGTGGGCACCACCACGGAGATATACGACTACCTGCGACTGCTCTTTGCACGCGCGGGCAAGGCATATAGCTACATGACGGGCGAACCGATGGTGAAATATACGGAGGAGCGCGTGCTGGAGATGATTCAGAGCGACTATGCAGGACACAAGATATTCATCCTGGCCCCGCTGGTAAGGAGTCGTAAGGGACACTACCGCGAACTCTTCGAGGCCATGCGCCGCAAGGGCTACCTGACCATGCGCGTGGATGGTGAGATTGTGGAGATCAGGCAAGGCATGAAGGTGGACCGCTACAAGAACCATGATATTGAAGTGGTCATCGACAAAATGAAGGTGGAGGGCGAGAGCGAGCGTCTGAAGAAGAGTATCCAGACGGCCATGAAACAGGGCGAGGGCCTGATTATGATTCTCGACAAGGACAGCAACGAGGTCAAATATTTCTCCAAGCGACTGATGTGTCCTACGTCGGGCATCGCCTATAGCGACCCCGCACCCAACAACTTCTCGTTTAACTCGCCACAGGGTGCCTGTCCGCGTTGTAAGGGTCTGGGCATCATCAACGAGATAGACCTCAACAAGGTGATTCCCAACAAGAAACAGAACATCCACGAAGGTGGAATCATTCCTTTAGGGAAATACAAGAACCAACTGATTTTCTGGCAGATAGACGCCATACTAAAGAAGTATGAATGCGACACTAAGACGCCTATTCAGGATATTCCCGAGGAGGCGATGAACGAGATACTGTATGGCACCTTGGAGGATGTGCGCATCGCCAAGGAACTGGTTCATACGTCGAGCGATTACTTCGTGGCCTTCGACGGCATCATCAAATATCTGCGCGACACGATGGAGAACGACGACACGGCAGCAGGTCAGAAATGGTCAGACCAGTTCCTGGCGGAATGTGAGTGTCCGGAGTGTCACGGACAGCGACTGAACCGTGAGGCCCTCTCCTACCGTATCTGGGATAAGAACATCTCGGAACTGGCGTCGATGGATATTGCGGAACTGCGCGAATGGCTGGATGAAGCCGAGAAGCACCTGGACAAACAGCAACAGCAGATTGCCACAGAGATACTGAAGGAGATACGCACCCGACTGGATTTCCTCCTGGACGTGGGACTGGATTATCTGGCGCTGAACCGTCAGTCGGCCTCGCTGTCGGGCGGTGAGAGCCAGCGCATCCGACTGGCCACGCAGATTGGTTCGCAACTGGTCAACGTGCTGTATATCCTCGACGAACCGTCGATTGGTCTGCACCAGAGGGACAACGAGCGCCTGATCCGTTCGCTGAAGGAACTGCGCGACCTGGGTAATACGGTCATCGTGGTGGAGCACGACAAGGATATGATGCTGGCGGCCGACTATATCATCGATATCGGTCCGAAGGCCGGACGCAAAGGTGGTGAGGTGGTATTCCAGGGTACGCCCAAGGAGATGCTGAAAGCCAACACGCTGACGGCACAGTATTTAAGGCCCCACCCCCAGCCCCTCGCTGATATGGAGGGAAGTGGTCAGATGATATCTACTCCCCGCTCTCGCAGAAAGGGCAACGGGAAGAGTCTTCTCATCAAGGGTGCCCGTGGCAACAACCTGAAGAATGTGGATGTCAGCTTCCCCCTGGGAGAACTCATCGTGGTGACAGGCGTCAGCGGCTCTGGTAAGTCGACGCTCATCAACGAGACGCTGCAACCCATCCTGAGCCAGCATTTCTATCGCTCATTGAAGAAACCGATGCCCTACGACTCAATAGAAGGCATCGAACATATAGACAAGGTGGTGAATGTGGATCAGTCGCCCCTGGGACGCACGCCGCGTTCAAACCCCGCCACCTACACAGGTGTCTTCTCGGATATCCGTTCGCTCTTCGTAAACCTGCCCGAGGCCAAGATCAGGGGCTACAAGCCGGGCCGCTTCTCGTTCAACGTGAAAGGCGGACGCTGCGAGACCTGTGGCGGCAACGGTTACAAGACCATCGAGATGAACTTCCTGCCGGATATCCAGGTGCCTTGCGAGGAGTGTCACGGCAAGCGCTATAACCGTGAGACGCTGGAGGTGCGCTACAAGGGTAAGTCGATTGCCGACGTGCTGGATATGACCATCAACCAGGCTGTGGAGTTTTTTGAGAACGTACCTGATATCCTCAGGAAAATCAAGACGATACAGGACGTGGGACTGGGTTATATCAAACTGGGACAGTCGTCCACGACACTGTCAGGCGGTGAGAGCCAGCGCGTGAAACTGGCTACCGAACTGTCGAAGCGCGATACGGGAAAGACACTCTATATCCTCGATGAGCCCACCACGGGTCTGCATTTCGAGGATATCCGCATCCTGATGCAGGTAATCCACAAGCTGGTGGACAGAGGCAACACGGTGATCATCATTGAGCACAACCTCGACGTGATTTGTCAGGCTGACCATATCATCGACATGGGACCGGAAGGCGGACGAAAAGGTGGAACGGTGCTGAGCACGGGCACACCCGAGGAGGTGGCCAGGAGCAAGAAAGGCTTCACGCCCAGATTCCTGAAAGAGGAATTAAAGGAACACGTATAG
- a CDS encoding gliding motility-associated C-terminal domain-containing protein, translating into MKKNLIWLIAAFILTALNVGAQKVSPTLTYIDKDGNPHDTLCIEDGQAPVDVTFHANPSDMGDLTPSYEWHFYKKDGTEGGNKELFVRYEEETQYTFTESGSYTIILKTILDSEGTQLDDETITVFIADSYLEFPNAFSPNNGDELNNIFKAKRHKSLVSFHAYIINRWGQKLYDWTDPDGGWDGKYKGKDVKDGVYFLLCKARGADGKEYNIRKDVNLLRKFVEGGRTGGTN; encoded by the coding sequence ATGAAAAAGAACTTGATATGGCTGATAGCCGCCTTCATTTTAACGGCCCTGAATGTTGGGGCTCAGAAGGTTTCCCCCACCCTGACATATATTGACAAGGATGGTAATCCGCACGACACACTGTGCATCGAGGACGGACAGGCGCCGGTGGACGTGACATTCCACGCCAACCCATCGGACATGGGCGACCTGACCCCGTCGTATGAATGGCATTTCTACAAGAAAGACGGCACGGAGGGCGGCAACAAGGAACTCTTTGTGCGCTACGAGGAAGAGACACAGTACACGTTTACGGAGTCGGGCTCGTACACCATCATTCTGAAAACCATCCTGGACAGCGAGGGCACCCAGTTGGACGACGAGACAATCACGGTGTTCATAGCCGACAGTTACCTGGAGTTTCCCAATGCCTTCTCGCCCAACAACGGCGACGAGCTCAACAATATCTTCAAGGCCAAAAGGCATAAGAGTCTGGTGAGTTTCCATGCCTATATCATTAATAGGTGGGGACAGAAACTGTATGACTGGACCGATCCCGACGGCGGATGGGACGGCAAATACAAGGGAAAGGACGTGAAAGACGGCGTCTATTTCCTATTGTGCAAGGCCCGCGGTGCCGACGGCAAGGAGTATAATATCCGCAAGGACGTGAACTTGTTACGTAAATTTGTAGAAGGAGGACGCACGGGTGGCACAAACTGA
- a CDS encoding PBP1 and LysM peptidoglycan-binding domain-containing protein: MKSLLRYFLIFVLFVSYSYVSVAQSVRTHKVAKKETMYGISKMYGITVEQLVQANPGMEEPGYKLKKGSIINIPSADGQKVATLAVQQNPDADVRQRAIRVGVMLPLHQVNNDGRRMVEYYRGLLMACDSLKKEGISVDIHAWNLPENGDVKPILADPAAARCDIIFGPLYSRFVSQLSEFTEKHHSLLVIPFSIHAPELYTNRGLFQVYQSPNDQTESTARRCAQFFKGYHPVIIDCGDTTSTKGSFTSTYRRQLEIADVPYSITNLKSSDANFAKAFVKDQPNLVILNTARSRELLAAFGRLGEIKINNPGIQISMFGYTEWMMYAHYQQDNFHKYNVYIPAPFYTNLQSPLVQRQQSLYRQNFREDMMSALPRFALTGFDHALFFLRGLHKYGMTFDGAAGRFGYQPLQTPLKFERMGNGGLQNRAFMFVHYKDDRTIETVNY, translated from the coding sequence ATGAAGAGTTTATTAAGATATTTTCTGATATTCGTTTTGTTTGTCTCGTACTCGTATGTGTCTGTGGCTCAGTCCGTTCGCACGCATAAGGTAGCGAAGAAAGAGACCATGTACGGCATCTCGAAAATGTACGGCATCACCGTCGAACAACTGGTGCAGGCTAATCCTGGCATGGAAGAGCCCGGCTATAAGTTGAAGAAAGGCTCCATCATCAATATCCCCTCGGCCGACGGACAGAAGGTAGCGACTCTGGCAGTCCAGCAGAATCCGGATGCCGATGTGCGTCAGCGTGCCATCCGCGTGGGTGTGATGCTGCCTCTTCATCAGGTCAACAACGACGGCAGGCGCATGGTGGAGTATTACCGCGGTCTGCTCATGGCTTGCGACTCGCTGAAGAAAGAAGGTATCTCTGTGGATATCCACGCATGGAACCTGCCCGAGAATGGCGATGTGAAGCCCATTCTGGCAGATCCTGCCGCCGCCCGTTGCGACATCATCTTCGGTCCGCTGTATTCACGCTTTGTCAGTCAGCTGTCTGAGTTTACGGAGAAGCACCACAGTCTGCTGGTGATACCTTTCTCTATCCATGCCCCCGAGCTCTATACCAACCGCGGCCTGTTCCAGGTGTACCAGTCGCCCAATGACCAGACTGAGAGCACTGCACGCCGCTGTGCCCAGTTCTTCAAGGGCTATCATCCTGTGATTATCGACTGTGGCGACACTACCAGCACGAAGGGCAGTTTCACGTCTACCTACCGCCGTCAGCTGGAGATTGCCGACGTGCCCTATAGCATCACCAACCTGAAGTCGAGCGATGCCAATTTCGCCAAGGCTTTCGTCAAGGACCAGCCCAACCTGGTGATTCTCAATACGGCCCGTTCACGCGAACTGCTTGCTGCCTTCGGCCGTCTCGGTGAGATCAAGATCAATAATCCCGGCATCCAGATTTCCATGTTCGGCTACACGGAGTGGATGATGTACGCCCATTATCAGCAGGATAATTTCCATAAGTACAACGTCTATATCCCTGCACCTTTCTATACCAACCTGCAGTCGCCCCTGGTGCAGCGCCAGCAGTCCCTCTACCGTCAGAATTTCCGCGAGGATATGATGTCGGCTCTGCCGCGTTTTGCCCTCACAGGCTTCGACCATGCGCTGTTCTTCCTGCGTGGCCTGCACAAGTACGGTATGACCTTCGACGGTGCAGCCGGCCGTTTCGGCTATCAGCCCCTGCAGACGCCGCTGAAGTTTGAGCGTATGGGTAATGGCGGACTGCAGAACCGTGCCTTTATGTTCGTGCATTATAAGGACGACCGTACCATAGAAACAGTCAACTACTAA
- a CDS encoding porin family protein has product MRRLFLSFLLPFVGIAMAVAQVGQHRSDFSVGFNGGMMFSNVGFMPEVPQDMHQGLTGGFSLRYTSEKYFNSICAIVAEVNYAQVGWKERILTPNDEPVINATTGQAESYQRDMTYLQVPVLARMGWGRERRGVQFFVQAGPQVGFFLNEKTQMNFPWDSRTPVYSDGSGRTSSVIAQDTMSVQRKVDYGIAAGLGLEFSLKNVGHFLVEGRYYYGLGDIFRNSKRDYFGRSNLNNICVKLTYLFDITKTKNSNIK; this is encoded by the coding sequence ATGAGAAGACTGTTTTTATCCTTTCTCCTGCCATTCGTGGGTATCGCAATGGCAGTAGCCCAGGTGGGCCAGCATCGTAGTGATTTCTCTGTCGGTTTCAATGGCGGCATGATGTTCAGTAATGTGGGCTTCATGCCCGAGGTGCCTCAGGATATGCATCAGGGCCTCACCGGCGGTTTCTCCTTGCGCTATACGTCCGAGAAATATTTCAATAGTATCTGTGCCATCGTGGCCGAGGTCAACTATGCCCAGGTGGGTTGGAAGGAGCGCATTCTGACGCCCAACGATGAGCCGGTCATCAATGCCACCACAGGTCAGGCTGAGAGTTACCAGCGCGACATGACGTATCTTCAGGTTCCCGTTCTGGCCCGTATGGGGTGGGGACGTGAGCGCCGCGGTGTGCAGTTCTTTGTGCAAGCAGGTCCGCAGGTGGGCTTTTTCCTCAACGAGAAGACACAGATGAATTTTCCCTGGGACTCCCGTACTCCTGTCTATTCCGACGGTTCAGGACGTACCTCGTCTGTCATTGCGCAGGACACGATGTCCGTACAGCGCAAGGTCGACTATGGTATTGCTGCGGGCCTGGGACTGGAGTTCTCGCTTAAGAATGTGGGCCATTTCCTCGTTGAGGGCCGTTACTACTACGGACTGGGCGATATCTTCCGCAACTCCAAGCGCGACTATTTCGGGCGTTCCAACCTGAATAATATCTGCGTCAAACTGACTTATCTATTTGATATCACAAAAACCAAAAATTCTAATATTAAGTAA
- a CDS encoding peptide MFS transporter, with amino-acid sequence MFENQPKGLYALALANTGERFGYYTMLAVFALFLRANYGLDAAWAGEIYSDFLMLVYFLPIVGGWLADKFGFGRMVTTGIIIMFAGYLLLSVPLGGDTVALVVMLAALLLIGLGTGLFKGNLQVMVGDLYNDSRYAAQRDSGFSIFYMAINIGALFAPTAAVKIMEWSQKNLGTSVNDSYHFAFAVACASLILSIAIYYIFRNTFRHVEGGSGKKGEQTQVEELSKEDTKARIIALCLVFAVVIFFWMAFHQNGLSLTYFADEFTSQTSTGVEGMAFDVWNLVALIFIVYAGFSLFQSKTTKARSISAAVIALALCFLFFQYDRNSGEIVAVSAPIFQQFNPFYVVALTPVSLAIFGALSKHGKEPSAPRKIAYGMVVAGLAYCLMAVASFGLPMPQVETGADGESVAVHVADVTPQLLIYTYLILTFAELLLSPMGISFVSKVAPPKYKGLMMGGWFVATAIGNKLVGVGGYLWGNIPLWAVWSVFIALCVVSAIFMFSIMKRLEKVC; translated from the coding sequence ATGTTCGAAAATCAACCGAAAGGACTTTATGCGTTGGCTCTGGCCAACACTGGCGAACGCTTCGGCTACTACACAATGTTGGCCGTCTTCGCGCTTTTCTTGCGTGCTAACTATGGACTGGATGCTGCTTGGGCTGGCGAAATCTACAGCGATTTCCTCATGCTCGTTTATTTCCTGCCTATCGTAGGCGGATGGCTGGCAGATAAGTTCGGCTTCGGCCGTATGGTTACCACGGGTATCATCATCATGTTTGCCGGCTACCTGCTGCTGTCTGTGCCCCTTGGAGGCGACACCGTGGCTTTGGTGGTGATGCTGGCTGCCCTGCTGCTCATCGGACTGGGTACTGGTCTGTTTAAGGGCAACCTGCAGGTGATGGTAGGTGACCTCTACAATGATTCCCGCTATGCTGCCCAGCGCGACTCAGGTTTCTCTATCTTCTACATGGCCATCAATATCGGTGCGCTCTTCGCTCCTACGGCTGCCGTGAAGATCATGGAGTGGTCTCAGAAGAATCTGGGTACCTCGGTCAATGACTCTTACCACTTCGCTTTTGCCGTGGCTTGTGCGTCGCTCATCCTGTCTATCGCCATCTACTACATCTTCCGCAACACCTTCCGTCATGTGGAGGGTGGCTCTGGCAAGAAGGGCGAACAGACGCAGGTAGAGGAACTCTCCAAGGAGGATACCAAGGCGCGTATCATCGCCCTCTGTCTGGTATTCGCCGTGGTAATCTTCTTCTGGATGGCCTTCCACCAGAATGGTCTGTCGCTGACCTATTTCGCTGACGAGTTCACCTCTCAGACTTCTACTGGCGTTGAGGGTATGGCCTTCGACGTATGGAACCTCGTAGCCCTGATCTTCATCGTCTATGCCGGTTTCTCTCTGTTCCAGAGCAAGACAACCAAGGCTCGCAGCATCTCTGCCGCTGTCATCGCCCTGGCTCTGTGCTTCCTCTTCTTCCAGTACGACCGCAACTCTGGCGAGATCGTGGCTGTTTCAGCTCCTATCTTCCAGCAGTTCAACCCCTTCTATGTAGTAGCCCTGACTCCTGTCAGCCTGGCTATCTTCGGTGCCCTGTCTAAGCATGGCAAGGAGCCCTCTGCTCCCCGTAAGATTGCCTACGGTATGGTGGTGGCTGGTCTGGCCTACTGCTTGATGGCTGTGGCTTCTTTCGGACTGCCCATGCCTCAGGTTGAGACTGGTGCCGACGGCGAGTCTGTTGCTGTTCATGTGGCTGATGTCACACCTCAGTTGCTGATCTATACCTACCTCATCCTGACCTTCGCCGAGTTGCTGCTGTCGCCAATGGGTATCTCATTCGTATCCAAGGTGGCTCCTCCAAAGTATAAGGGTCTGATGATGGGTGGCTGGTTTGTGGCTACTGCTATCGGTAACAAGTTGGTAGGCGTTGGCGGCTACCTCTGGGGCAATATCCCCTTGTGGGCTGTATGGAGCGTGTTCATCGCCCTCTGCGTCGTATCAGCTATATTTATGTTCTCTATCATGAAACGTCTGGAGAAGGTCTGCTAA
- a CDS encoding endonuclease/exonuclease/phosphatase family protein: protein MFLTLLLSSFLTLVELNCENLFDTRHDVGKEDTEFLPDGSHEWTIQRYWAKQNRIGQEILSCTSYREELPDLVALIEVENDAVLTDLTEHSLLKRAGYRYLMTESPDRRGIDVALLYHHRRFRLICYDYLEVPPLPGMRPTRDILYVQGRRPSGDTLHVFVVHSPSRLGGERQSLPNRHQVVVQLQQRLAELGPSAHVIITGDFNDYADSPALLELYALGLHNATSSARGIHGEAHGTYRFRGEWHSLDHVLVSPLLYNRVDTAYINDASFLLEDEPQYGGKRPFRTFQINHYRPGFSDHLPLVVRFKDI from the coding sequence ATGTTCCTAACCTTACTGCTGTCCTCCTTTCTTACGCTTGTGGAGTTGAACTGCGAAAACCTGTTCGACACCCGCCACGACGTAGGAAAGGAGGACACAGAGTTCCTGCCCGACGGCTCTCACGAATGGACAATCCAGCGCTATTGGGCCAAACAGAACCGCATAGGTCAGGAAATCCTCTCTTGTACGTCTTATAGGGAGGAGCTTCCCGACCTTGTTGCATTGATAGAGGTTGAGAATGATGCCGTGCTCACGGACCTTACGGAACATTCGCTGCTGAAGCGTGCCGGTTACCGGTACCTGATGACTGAGTCGCCCGACAGACGTGGCATTGATGTGGCGCTGCTCTATCATCACCGCCGCTTTCGTCTCATCTGCTACGACTATCTGGAGGTGCCGCCCCTGCCTGGCATGCGCCCCACGCGCGATATCCTCTATGTACAGGGCCGCCGTCCGTCTGGCGACACGCTCCATGTCTTCGTGGTCCACAGTCCCAGCCGTCTTGGTGGCGAGCGCCAATCACTTCCTAACCGCCATCAGGTGGTCGTCCAACTGCAGCAGCGTCTCGCTGAGCTTGGTCCCTCCGCCCATGTCATCATCACCGGCGACTTCAACGACTATGCCGACAGTCCCGCCCTCCTGGAGCTCTACGCCCTCGGTCTGCACAATGCCACCAGCAGTGCCCGTGGTATTCACGGCGAAGCCCACGGCACCTACCGCTTTCGTGGCGAGTGGCATTCCCTCGACCACGTCCTCGTATCACCTCTTTTATATAATAGGGTAGACACCGCCTATATCAACGATGCCTCCTTCCTCCTTGAAGACGAGCCCCAGTATGGCGGCAAGCGCCCCTTCCGCACCTTCCAGATCAACCACTACCGTCCCGGCTTCAGTGACCACCTCCCGCTGGTGGTGCGGTTCAAGGATATATAA
- a CDS encoding peptidylprolyl isomerase produces the protein MSKVKIQTMLGDITVRLYDETPIHRDNFLKLAREGYYDGTLFHRVIKGFMIQGGDPDSKGAPAGKMLGVGGPDYTLEAEIKSDIFHKRGALAAARQGDEVNPERRSSGSQFYIVWGDIYNEGQLRQFSKQLRMQKVQSAFNALAAAHKDEIMQMRRDRNRAGLQELQDKLVAEAESKVGKDGLTEEQLQLYSTLGGTPHLDGQYTVFGEVEEGLDVVEMIQGTATGRADRPLDDIEMRMVVVE, from the coding sequence ATGTCAAAAGTAAAGATTCAAACCATGTTGGGCGACATCACCGTACGCCTTTACGACGAGACTCCTATCCACCGTGACAATTTCCTGAAACTGGCCAGGGAGGGCTATTATGATGGCACCCTGTTCCATCGTGTCATTAAAGGTTTCATGATTCAGGGCGGCGACCCCGACTCAAAAGGTGCCCCTGCTGGCAAGATGCTGGGCGTGGGCGGTCCCGACTATACCCTTGAGGCCGAGATCAAGTCCGACATCTTCCATAAGCGCGGTGCCCTTGCAGCAGCCCGTCAGGGTGACGAGGTAAACCCAGAGCGCCGCAGCAGCGGTTCACAGTTCTATATCGTCTGGGGCGACATCTACAACGAGGGCCAGCTACGCCAGTTCTCCAAGCAGCTCAGGATGCAGAAGGTGCAGTCTGCCTTCAATGCCCTTGCCGCTGCTCACAAGGACGAGATTATGCAGATGCGCCGCGACAGAAACCGTGCCGGTCTGCAGGAGCTGCAGGACAAACTCGTAGCAGAAGCCGAGAGCAAGGTGGGCAAGGACGGTCTCACCGAAGAGCAGCTTCAGCTCTACTCCACCCTGGGTGGCACGCCCCATCTCGACGGCCAATACACCGTCTTTGGTGAGGTAGAAGAAGGGCTCGATGTTGTAGAGATGATTCAAGGCACCGCCACAGGCCGCGCCGACCGTCCCTTAGACGATATCGAAATGAGGATGGTTGTCGTTGAGTAG
- a CDS encoding Abi family protein translates to MMKQATTLEQQIAKLRSRKVEIADEEKAKEVLLDIGYYRLGFYFFPFEKSYPSLRNRDHMMQDGTKFEDAVALYYFDFDVRNLLNRYISRIEVAFRTYMTYYLSNKYPNDSIWFVNPSVVSQAFCDNFETTCYTSIKKNAAIRRHHSKYRSDQYAPAWKTMEYMTLGNMLVLYQNLLVLEDKRTIAKHFGINQTAVFENYMECIRCIRNICAHGSVLYDTKLYYRIMRGPAGRLTPSENGSFGGAIKVISYMVGRVSTNRRHEMIVKLNDAYMRCINKNPKLQQIIEDASNLMWDLPNISQLER, encoded by the coding sequence ATGATGAAACAAGCAACGACATTAGAACAACAAATTGCAAAACTACGTAGTAGAAAAGTAGAGATTGCTGATGAAGAGAAGGCAAAAGAGGTTCTTCTCGACATTGGTTATTACCGCCTTGGCTTTTATTTCTTCCCTTTTGAGAAATCATATCCAAGTCTTAGGAATCGGGATCATATGATGCAAGATGGCACTAAATTTGAAGACGCTGTTGCCCTGTATTATTTTGACTTTGATGTTCGGAACCTGTTGAATAGATACATAAGCCGTATAGAGGTGGCCTTTCGAACTTATATGACTTATTATCTTAGCAACAAGTACCCCAATGATTCCATTTGGTTTGTAAACCCAAGCGTTGTTAGCCAGGCTTTCTGTGATAACTTTGAGACAACTTGTTATACCTCAATAAAGAAGAATGCGGCAATACGACGTCATCATTCAAAGTACAGGAGTGACCAGTATGCTCCAGCATGGAAAACCATGGAATATATGACCCTTGGCAATATGCTGGTGTTATACCAGAATTTGCTGGTGCTGGAAGACAAACGCACCATTGCCAAACATTTCGGAATCAATCAAACAGCAGTGTTTGAGAATTACATGGAATGTATTCGCTGCATCCGCAATATCTGCGCTCATGGCTCTGTTCTGTATGATACCAAGTTGTACTATCGAATCATGCGAGGCCCGGCTGGAAGACTGACACCATCTGAGAATGGCAGTTTTGGTGGTGCCATAAAGGTTATATCCTACATGGTAGGTAGAGTCTCTACCAACCGTCGCCATGAGATGATTGTCAAACTGAATGATGCCTATATGAGGTGCATAAACAAGAATCCCAAGTTGCAACAAATTATTGAAGATGCGTCAAACTTGATGTGGGATTTGCCTAATATCTCCCAATTAGAGCGGTAA
- a CDS encoding smalltalk protein, with amino-acid sequence MKKETWKTVIQIIVSVLTAAITALGTTSCMGHGPMGV; translated from the coding sequence ATGAAGAAAGAAACTTGGAAAACCGTTATTCAGATTATCGTCAGTGTGCTCACGGCAGCCATCACGGCACTCGGCACTACGAGTTGCATGGGACATGGGCCGATGGGCGTCTGA
- a CDS encoding HU family DNA-binding protein produces MAKILYEVKKNQNSHSAAFGKWYAQIKNLETLNTRKLANHISEHGSIYTPDVVYGVLEKFRSCLVEMLLESKKVKIDGLGTFYCTLENQKNGAMKKEEYIPSKHMKALHIRFLPEQTTEENISSRTFLKKAEFVNIEQLLKAEEEESGETNGGDSNGDNGGDNSGDNGGNNGGGPVNP; encoded by the coding sequence ATGGCAAAGATTTTGTATGAAGTAAAGAAAAACCAGAACTCGCACTCAGCGGCCTTCGGCAAGTGGTACGCGCAGATCAAGAATCTGGAAACGCTGAACACGCGAAAGCTGGCTAACCACATCTCGGAGCACGGAAGCATCTACACCCCCGACGTGGTTTACGGCGTGCTGGAGAAGTTTCGCAGCTGCTTGGTGGAGATGCTGCTGGAGTCGAAGAAGGTGAAGATTGACGGCCTGGGCACTTTCTACTGCACCCTGGAGAACCAGAAGAACGGTGCGATGAAGAAGGAGGAGTACATCCCCTCGAAGCACATGAAGGCGCTGCACATCCGATTCCTGCCCGAGCAGACCACGGAGGAGAACATCTCCAGTCGCACGTTCCTGAAGAAGGCCGAGTTCGTGAACATCGAGCAGCTACTGAAGGCCGAAGAGGAGGAGAGCGGCGAAACCAACGGCGGTGACAGCAACGGCGACAACGGCGGTGACAACAGCGGCGACAACGGCGGCAACAACGGCGGCGGCCCCGTGAACCCCTAA